One window from the genome of Hoplias malabaricus isolate fHopMal1 chromosome X2, fHopMal1.hap1, whole genome shotgun sequence encodes:
- the LOC136677082 gene encoding ras association domain-containing protein 7-like, producing MELKVWVDGVQRVVCGLSEETSCQDVVIALAQAIGQTGRYVLVQKLRDTERQLVANERPLESLAKLGQLSSEVQFILRRTGPSSSEGSDLDRPPAFTKLQEPELPKRKEPKKALTFNLGPTTSQIRIKQLTKVPRDTPEVKSPSGHSSSHAQSGASKEEIFRQVLMQHGKLQALQSQVETFEHEVWALEQPPPPTLSPDLLEEMDLLGEAFRCNEAELAHSEYWETEYLSEVQREQGMLKQLRDLHAALDEYSQKIHETENTSRRFERDLQLQTETRKNGMRQIKSNIEESLVQTRGQLDTVFHRGSELSSSIEETENALKMAEELLQAKTVEVDELNKELRQCNLQQFIQQTGPPVQLSVQADEDLADHMPDGQSDEDSTHSVLEFNPRTTAKQILGNPRSLQNPLVSSLHPEVLSSREVSWR from the exons atggagctgaAGGTGTGGGTGGACGGGGTACAGCGTGTTGTCTGTGGTCTGTCTGAGGAGACGTCCTGCCAGGATGTGGTCATTGCCTTAGCCCAGGCTATAG GCCAGACGGGTCGATACGTCCTCGTCCAGAAGCTACGTGACACTGAGCGCCAGCTTGTTGCTAATGAGCGTCCTCTGGAATCCCTGGCCAAACTGGGCCAGTTGAGCAGTGAGGTGCAGTTCATCCTGCGGCGGACTGGCCCCTCCAGCAGTGAAGGTTCTGACCTAGACCGACCTCCTGCTTTCACCAAGCTTCAGGAGCCAGAGCTTCCCAAGAGGAAGGAGCCAAAGAAGGCACTCACCTTTAACCTGGGGCCTACTACCTCACAAATACGTATCAAACAGTTAACGAAGGTTCCCAGAGACACTCCAGAGGTTAAATCGCCCTCAGGTCATTCTTCTTCCCATGCCCAATCGGGTGCATCAAAAGAGGAGATCTTCCGACAGGTTCTCATGCAGCATGGGAAGCTTCAGGCACTCCAGAGCCAAGTAGAGACTTTTGAGCATGAAGTGTGGGCTTTGGAGCAACCTCCACCTCCAACCCTGTCCCCTGATCTTCTGGAGGAAATGGACCTTCTGGGGGAGGCTTTTAGATGCAATGAGGCCGAACTGGCCCATAGCGAATACTGGGAAACAGAATATCTCTCTGAGGTTCAGAGAGAGCAGGGTATGCTGAAGCAGCTGAGGGATCTTCATGCAGCTTTGGACGAGTACAGCCAGAAAATTCATGAAACAGAGAACACGTCTAGGAGATTTGAACGAGATCTTCAGCTCCAAACAGAGACCCGGAAGAACGGTATGCGTCAGATAAAATCCAACATCGAGGAATCTCTCGTCCAGACGAGAGGTCAGCTGGACACGGTCTTTCATCGAGGATCTGAACTCAGTTCTTCCATAGAGGAGACGGAAAATGCTCTCAAGATGGCAGAGGAGCTGTTGCAG GCAAAGACCGTAGAGGTGGACGAGTTGAATAAGGAACTTCGCCAGTGCAATCTACAGCAGTTCATCCAGCAGACAGGACCCCCAGTCCAGCTCAGTGTCCAGGCAGATGAAGACCTGGCTGACCACATGCCTGACGGACAAAGCGATGAAG ACTCAACTCACTCAGTGTTGGAATTTAATCCTCGCACCACTGCCAAGCAGATCCTGGGGAACCCTCGCAGTCTCCAGAACCCACTTGTCTCCAGCCTCCATCCtgagg